In a genomic window of Styela clava chromosome 11, kaStyClav1.hap1.2, whole genome shotgun sequence:
- the LOC120347919 gene encoding uncharacterized protein LOC120347919 — protein MKSKIFLGVRCKRLDATVVDIVSCTDANKINSKCKVKCTKELAPSPYLYQNDVNLPKSESVLPYMRTKCKGNGFNPPSWDPDITIADFKPLFDEDISMTFSLPDDFFFPSDVTANNLKNKSDIPGWMDVLEFDTENPAIPELNIPDPHKCVDLKLVADICFHNAGIVDMFLGHISTCNYPVDYLLELFGENQGEGIDPDTLPTPAPKTFNEKLQELDQNEKAAFLFKLSEFDPTWIDIKCWKNLTETLLQQLKRQTRNVKSREITNAVNQLWGSYLQYLYEECDLGVLLQTAGKSNCLTDSRLCGWSKAKNDYLYSCADFLTPGKISPCLHNLAGQKGVISYPEFKTNGRNLKLFTENRNMNGACLLYGRIPHAKDLTIDITPRQKSWMSIGGKKYRTSSWNNFVAIYGETDDIKYTKKQSYNEYLQDLKNGTIRIILPGYEFTFFRIVFPEKISAFTLKYSTKKSVRCKRLDATVVDIVSCTDANKINSKCKVKCTKELAPSPYLYQNDVNLPKSESVLPYMRTKCKGNGFNPPSWDPDITIADFKPLFDEDMSMTFSLPDDFFFPSYVTANNIKNKSDIPGWMDVLEFDTENPAIPELNIPDPHKCVDLKLVADICFHNAGIVDMFLGHISTCNYPVDYLLELFGENQGEGIDPDTLPTPAPKTFNEKLQELDQNEKAAFLFKLSEFDPTIDIKCWKKLTETLLQQLKRQTRNVKSREITIAVNQLWGIYLEYVYKVNIKGSFNNVQNRINQNT, from the exons atgaaatctaaaatatttcTAGGCGTTCGATGTAAACGTCTCGATGCTACAGTTGTGGATATTGTGTCATGCACCGATGCAAATAAAATTAACTCCAAATGCAAAGTGAAATGCACTAAAGAATTGGCTCCTTCTCCTTATTTATATCAAAACGATGTAAATCTTCCGAAGTCAGAATCTGTACTCCCTTATATGAGAACAAAATGCAA AGGAAATGGCTTTAATCCTCCATCCTGGGATCCTGATATCACGATTGCTGATTTTAAACCGTTGTTTGATGAGGATATATCTATGACGTTCAGTCTTCCtgacgattttttttttccatcagACGTAACTGCCAACAACCTCAAGAAtaa GTCCGATATACCCGGGTGGATGGATGTTCTTGAATTCGACACCGAAAACCCAGCGATTCCTGAATTAAATATTCCAGATCCTCATAAATGTGTTGATCTTAAACTTGTTGCAGACATCTGTTTTCATAATGCCGGGATAGTCGATATGTTTCTG GGACATATTTCCACCTGTAATTATCCTGTCGATTATCTTCTTGAATTGTTTGGAGAAAATCAAGGAGAAGGAATTGATCCAGATACTTTGCCGACTCCAGCTCCAAAAACATTTAACGAAAAACTACAAGAACTTGACCAGAATGAAAAAGCAgcgtttttattcaaactatCAGAGTTTGATCCAACGTGG ATTGATATAAAATGTTGGAAAAATTTAACGGAAACGTTACTTCAACAACTCAAAAGACAAACAAGAAACGTTAAATCTCGTGAAATAACAAACGCTGTTAATCAGCTTTGGGGAAGCTATTTGCAATACTTGTACGAG GAATGTGATTTAGGAGTACTATTGCAAACAGCTGGCAAATCCAATTGCTTGACAGACTCACGCTTATGTGGATGGAGTAAAGCAAAAAATGACTACCTTTACTCGTGTGCTGATTTTTTGA CACCTGGAAAAATATCGCCATGCTTGCATAATTTGGCCGGTCAAAAAGGAGTTATATCATACCCTGAATTCAAAACAAACGGAAGAAATCTGAAACTCTTTACAGAGAACCGAAACATGAACGGTGCATGTCTTCTCTATGGAAGAATACCCCACGCGAAAGATTTAACGATTGATATAACGCCAAGGCAAAAGAGTTGGATGTCC ATTGGTGGTAAGAAATACAGGACGAGCTCCTGGAACAACTTTGTCGCTATTTACGGGGAAACAGATGatataaaatacacaaaaaaacaatcatATAATGAATATCTGCAAGATCTAAAAAATGGGACAATTCGGATTATTTTACCTGGATATGAATTCACATTTTTCAGAATTGTCTTTCCTGAAAAAATATCAGCATTCACGCTGAAGTATTCCACGAAGAAAA GCGTTCGATGTAAACGTCTCGATGCTACAGTTGTGGATATTGTGTCATGCACCGATGCAAATAAAATTAACTCCAAATGCAAAGTGAAATGCACTAAAGAATTGGCTCCTTCTCCTTATTTATATCAAAACGATGTAAATCTTCCGAAGTCAGAATCTGTACTCCCTTATATGAGAACAAAATGCAA AGGAAATGGCTTTAATCCTCCATCCTGGGATCCTGATATCACGATTGCTGATTTTAAACCGTTGTTTGATGAGGATATGTCTATGACGTTCAGTCTTCCtgacgattttttttttccatcaTACGTAACTGCCAACAACATCAAGAAtaa GTCCGATATACCCGGGTGGATGGATGTTCTTGAATTCGACACCGAAAACCCAGCGATTCCTGAATTAAATATTCCAGATCCTCATAAATGTGTTGATCTTAAACTTGTTGCAGACATCTGTTTTCATAATGCCGGGATAGTCGATATGTTTCTG GGACATATTTCCACCTGTAATTATCCTGTCGATTATCTTCTTGAATTGTTTGGAGAAAATCAAGGAGAAGGAATTGATCCAGATACTTTGCCGACTCCAGCTCCAAAAACATTTAACGAAAAACTACAAGAACTTGACCAGAATGAAAAAGCAgcgtttttattcaaactatCGGAGTTTGATCCAACG ATTGATATAAAATGTTGGAAAAAATTAACGGAAACGTTACTTCAACAACTCAAAAGACAAACAAGAAACGTTAAATCTCGTGAAATAACAATCGCTGTTAATCAGCTTTGGGGAATCTATTTGGAATACGTGTACAAGGTAAATATAAAAGGAAGTTTCAACAATGTACAAAATCGTATCAAtcaaaatacataa